In Rubrivirga marina, the following are encoded in one genomic region:
- a CDS encoding ATP-dependent helicase, whose protein sequence is MKTFALRPDPDRTPSASPRQPTEADRSEAEALLGGLNPVQAEAARTTEGPVMIIAGPGSGKTRTLTHRIAYLLASKQAWPSQILALTFTNKAAREMRSRVVDLVGDEAKGMWIGTFHSIFARVLRREADHIGFSRDFTIYDSDDTERLIKELMTRYGIDPKRVTPRSVRSAISSAKNAMVGPDEYARLAGDPFTEAASKLYTPYAAALRKANAMDFDDLLGWPIRLFEQHPDILKEYQRRWRFLHIDEYQDTNRTQYVLAKLLAADHHNLCVVGDDAQSIYAFRGADIQNILSFQKDYPGAKEIRLEQNYRSTQRIVRLADAVIKGNAKQLDKTLWTDNDEGDPIVLMEALSERDEAQKVERTIRDIRSRTGISWSDVAVLYRTNAQSRSIEEALRRGGIPYRMVGGTSFYQRKEIKDALAYLRLAVNPTDEASLLRVINTPTRGVGAKTIDQLRDYATEHRVALWQAVQDPGGAGLSARASKAVEGFGFLVSRFASKAGTAPADELAREFIQETGLLQDLRDQNTPEALARLENVHELLNAVAEFAGGDPTGEPRTLSEFLQEVSLVADVDRLSDDENRVTLMTLHASKGLEFKVVFVTGLEEGLFPLAKAAQDATELEEERRLLYVGVTRAEEALFLTYARSRYRYGDQQSSVRSRFLDELDGEDLLRTESGGKFESRRGRFQTSDGGFGDYGKMDPNYWKQSLRPDDGKTRPRTKTVEAARGERTIVYDEGEAQIVPGVQVHHKSFGNGKVISIEGAGERAAATVNFKSVGMKKLKLAFARLQVVG, encoded by the coding sequence ATGAAGACGTTCGCTCTCCGACCCGACCCCGACCGTACCCCCTCCGCCTCCCCCCGCCAGCCCACCGAGGCGGACCGCTCGGAGGCCGAGGCCCTCTTGGGAGGGCTCAACCCCGTCCAGGCCGAGGCGGCCCGGACGACCGAGGGCCCGGTCATGATCATCGCGGGGCCGGGCTCTGGAAAAACGCGGACGCTCACGCACCGGATCGCCTACCTCCTGGCGTCGAAGCAGGCGTGGCCGAGCCAGATCCTCGCGCTCACGTTCACCAACAAGGCCGCCCGCGAGATGCGGTCGCGCGTGGTCGACCTCGTGGGCGACGAGGCCAAGGGGATGTGGATCGGGACGTTCCACTCCATCTTCGCCCGCGTCCTCCGCAGGGAGGCCGACCACATCGGGTTCTCGCGCGACTTCACGATCTACGACTCCGACGACACGGAGCGCTTGATCAAGGAGCTCATGACGCGGTACGGGATCGACCCGAAGCGCGTCACGCCGCGGTCGGTGCGGAGCGCGATCTCGAGCGCGAAGAACGCCATGGTCGGGCCCGACGAGTACGCCCGACTGGCGGGGGACCCGTTCACCGAGGCCGCCTCGAAGCTGTACACGCCCTACGCCGCCGCGCTCCGGAAGGCCAACGCGATGGACTTCGACGACCTGCTCGGCTGGCCCATCCGCCTCTTCGAGCAGCATCCGGACATCCTCAAGGAGTACCAGCGCCGCTGGCGATTCCTCCACATCGACGAGTACCAGGACACCAACCGGACGCAGTACGTCCTCGCCAAGCTCCTCGCGGCCGACCACCACAACCTCTGCGTCGTCGGCGACGACGCCCAGTCGATCTACGCCTTCCGCGGGGCCGACATCCAGAACATCCTCTCGTTCCAGAAGGACTACCCGGGCGCGAAGGAAATCCGACTCGAGCAGAACTACCGGAGCACCCAGCGGATCGTCCGCCTCGCGGACGCCGTCATCAAGGGGAACGCGAAGCAGCTCGACAAGACGCTCTGGACCGACAACGACGAGGGCGACCCGATCGTCCTGATGGAGGCCCTGAGCGAGCGCGACGAGGCCCAAAAGGTCGAGCGGACCATCCGCGACATCCGCTCCCGCACCGGCATCTCGTGGAGCGACGTGGCCGTGCTGTACCGGACGAACGCTCAGTCGCGGTCGATCGAGGAGGCGCTCCGGCGGGGCGGCATCCCGTACCGGATGGTCGGCGGGACGAGCTTCTACCAACGCAAGGAGATCAAGGACGCGCTCGCCTACCTCCGCCTCGCCGTCAACCCGACCGACGAGGCCTCGCTGCTCCGCGTCATCAACACGCCGACGCGTGGGGTCGGGGCGAAGACCATCGACCAACTCCGCGACTACGCGACGGAGCACCGCGTGGCGCTCTGGCAGGCCGTCCAGGACCCGGGCGGCGCGGGCCTCAGCGCTCGCGCGTCGAAGGCCGTCGAGGGGTTCGGCTTCCTCGTCTCGCGGTTCGCCTCGAAGGCGGGGACGGCGCCGGCCGACGAGCTCGCCCGCGAGTTCATCCAGGAGACCGGGCTGCTCCAGGACCTCCGCGACCAGAACACGCCCGAGGCCCTCGCGCGGCTCGAGAACGTCCACGAGCTCCTCAACGCCGTCGCCGAGTTCGCCGGGGGCGACCCGACGGGCGAGCCGCGGACGCTCTCCGAGTTCCTCCAGGAGGTCAGCCTGGTGGCCGACGTCGACCGGCTCTCGGACGACGAGAACCGCGTGACGCTCATGACGCTCCACGCGTCGAAGGGCCTCGAGTTCAAGGTCGTGTTCGTGACCGGGCTCGAGGAAGGGCTGTTCCCGCTCGCCAAGGCCGCCCAGGACGCGACGGAGCTCGAGGAGGAGCGCCGGCTCCTCTACGTCGGTGTGACGCGGGCCGAGGAGGCCCTCTTCCTGACCTACGCCCGGAGCCGCTACCGCTACGGGGACCAGCAGTCGAGCGTCCGCTCCCGGTTCCTCGACGAACTGGACGGGGAGGACCTGCTCCGCACCGAGTCGGGGGGCAAGTTCGAGAGCCGCCGCGGCCGGTTCCAGACGTCGGACGGCGGGTTCGGCGACTACGGGAAGATGGACCCGAACTACTGGAAGCAGTCGCTCCGGCCCGACGACGGGAAGACGCGCCCGCGGACCAAGACCGTCGAGGCCGCGCGCGGCGAGAGGACGATCGTCTACGACGAGGGCGAGGCCCAGATCGTCCCGGGCGTCCAGGTCCACCACAAGTCGTTCGGCAATGGGAAGGTGATCTCGATCGAGGGGGCGGGGGAGCGGGCCGCGGCGACGGTCAACTTCAAGTCGGTCGGGATGAAGAAGCTGAAGCTGGCGTTCGCGCGGCTTCAAGTCGTCGGGTAG
- a CDS encoding carboxypeptidase-like regulatory domain-containing protein, whose amino-acid sequence MRLVRLALLCFAIGAVQAQEVQLDATVRDARSGAPLPGATAQVMGTDRGASADADGRLRLALPSLPDTVLVRFVGYAGAQVVITQADVRAGVVRRDVRLSPAPFVLGEVEVTGEPPGEVLWRRLLRRRQELAARMGAYAAEGYSRLLLTRDGVTDVRPVAIGLEETVSNLSWNRGWGLQEEVVARRRRPFGGPFRWARMGPIPDLYFEDALVLDGQVVPSPTNPNALDFYAFRLGETIERDGHRFLDLAVIPRRPGLLAGRIRVVDTLLVIAEADLRADFVPGGSVDFFDAAYRWDYRSAWTDEALRDSVWLPHTFEREGTVSVTLTGNRVPTVGFRQQTVLDLVLPGVRGEAARLGRRYRNPRGAYAGYEVFRAGRGMLPLDSLESVAATSEWVEQSRWSDLLIPQEGLQLGGIFGAALKLFGAGELEGDDDP is encoded by the coding sequence TTGCGCCTCGTCCGTCTCGCTCTCCTCTGCTTCGCCATCGGGGCGGTTCAGGCGCAAGAGGTCCAGCTAGACGCCACGGTCCGCGACGCCCGGTCCGGGGCGCCGCTGCCCGGGGCGACGGCGCAGGTGATGGGGACCGACCGCGGCGCCTCCGCCGACGCCGACGGGCGCCTACGACTCGCGCTCCCGTCGTTGCCCGACACGGTCCTCGTCCGGTTCGTCGGCTACGCCGGGGCCCAGGTCGTGATCACACAGGCCGACGTGCGCGCGGGCGTCGTTCGCCGCGACGTCCGCCTGTCGCCGGCGCCGTTCGTGCTGGGCGAGGTGGAGGTGACGGGCGAGCCGCCGGGCGAGGTCTTGTGGCGACGCCTCCTGCGGCGCCGGCAGGAGCTGGCGGCCCGGATGGGGGCCTACGCTGCCGAGGGCTACTCGCGGCTCCTCCTGACGCGCGACGGTGTGACCGACGTGCGGCCCGTCGCCATCGGGCTTGAGGAGACGGTCTCGAACCTGTCTTGGAATCGGGGCTGGGGGCTCCAGGAGGAAGTCGTCGCCCGACGGCGGCGGCCCTTCGGTGGCCCGTTCCGGTGGGCGCGGATGGGGCCGATCCCGGACCTCTACTTCGAGGACGCCCTGGTCCTCGACGGGCAGGTCGTGCCGTCGCCCACGAACCCCAACGCGCTCGACTTCTACGCCTTCCGCCTCGGGGAGACGATCGAGCGGGACGGCCACCGGTTCCTCGACCTCGCCGTCATCCCGCGGCGCCCTGGCCTCCTCGCCGGGCGGATCCGCGTCGTCGACACGCTCCTCGTCATCGCCGAGGCCGACCTCCGGGCTGACTTCGTGCCCGGCGGCTCCGTCGACTTTTTCGACGCGGCGTACCGCTGGGACTACCGATCGGCCTGGACTGACGAGGCCCTTCGGGATTCGGTGTGGCTCCCCCACACGTTCGAGCGGGAAGGGACGGTGTCAGTCACCCTTACGGGCAATCGGGTCCCGACCGTCGGCTTCCGGCAGCAGACGGTCCTCGACCTCGTCCTGCCCGGCGTCCGCGGCGAGGCGGCCCGCCTCGGGCGGCGGTACCGGAACCCGCGCGGGGCGTACGCGGGCTATGAGGTGTTCCGCGCGGGCCGCGGCATGCTCCCGCTCGACAGCCTCGAATCTGTCGCCGCGACGTCCGAGTGGGTCGAGCAGTCCAGGTGGTCGGACCTCCTCATTCCACAGGAGGGGCTTCAACTCGGCGGCATCTTCGGCGCCGCACTCAAGCTGTTCGGTGCCGGTGAACTCGAAGGGGACGACGACCCGTAG
- a CDS encoding RDD family protein — protein sequence MARLDDPRDRVTPTAFRIAPDLLGVRLATPARRAAALGIDLLLAGLVTALGGPGAAALAAAILFFLVAMRRGSRHPFRRAVRGALVGVGALILFGIAYGLIDSGGDSLETYGGPGSDESYAYGPQDLDDVPGMAGLDRGLTEAGIDVELSDALGNAASDTLSAEERTAAERDLRALADALAAGDTLAVDSLRETVTPVVAGAEVARLHARNAALDDRADDLDDEVDDLREAIESPSFMRSVRAFGADFGLSLGWIGVYFTLTLAWWGGYTPGKRLLGIRVVRLDGRPLSLWNAFERFGGYAAAIVTGLVGFAQVLWDPNRQGVEDKIAGTVVIRMADPMTPLRVETPSDPPLGTGSDA from the coding sequence GTGGCCCGCCTCGACGACCCTCGCGACCGGGTCACTCCCACGGCCTTCCGGATTGCCCCGGACCTCCTCGGCGTCCGGCTGGCGACGCCGGCGCGGCGGGCCGCGGCGCTCGGCATCGACCTCCTGCTGGCCGGACTGGTCACCGCCCTCGGCGGGCCCGGCGCGGCGGCGCTGGCGGCGGCGATCCTGTTCTTCCTCGTCGCGATGCGGCGCGGGAGCCGCCACCCGTTCCGGCGGGCGGTCCGCGGCGCGCTCGTCGGCGTCGGCGCGCTCATCCTGTTCGGCATCGCCTACGGGCTCATCGACTCGGGCGGCGACTCGCTGGAGACCTACGGGGGCCCTGGCTCGGACGAGAGCTACGCCTACGGACCCCAGGACCTCGACGACGTCCCCGGCATGGCCGGCCTCGACCGCGGGCTCACCGAGGCGGGCATCGACGTCGAACTGAGCGATGCCCTCGGGAATGCGGCGTCGGACACGCTCAGCGCGGAGGAGCGCACGGCCGCCGAGCGCGACCTCCGGGCCCTCGCCGACGCGCTCGCCGCGGGCGACACGCTCGCCGTCGACAGCCTCCGCGAGACCGTGACGCCGGTCGTCGCGGGCGCCGAGGTCGCCCGACTCCACGCCCGCAACGCGGCGCTCGACGACCGCGCCGACGACCTGGACGACGAGGTCGACGACCTCCGCGAGGCGATCGAGTCCCCGAGCTTCATGCGCTCCGTGCGCGCGTTCGGCGCCGACTTCGGGCTCTCCCTCGGCTGGATCGGCGTCTACTTCACGCTCACGCTGGCGTGGTGGGGCGGATACACGCCCGGGAAGCGGCTCCTCGGGATCCGCGTGGTCCGCCTCGACGGCCGGCCGCTGTCCCTGTGGAACGCGTTCGAGCGGTTCGGCGGATACGCGGCGGCCATCGTGACGGGGCTCGTCGGGTTCGCGCAGGTGCTCTGGGACCCGAACCGGCAGGGCGTCGAGGACAAGATCGCGGGGACCGTCGTGATCCGAATGGCGGACCCGATGACGCCGCTCCGCGTCGAGACTCCATCCGATCCTCCGCTCGGAACCGGTTCCGACGCCTGA
- a CDS encoding DUF2147 domain-containing protein, protein MSRLLIRTLGAAALFVLAAPAFAQSVNGCWATVDDEDGTVKSYVKIYDEGSTKVGDIVRLTVNGGRCVDCADRFDGRVLRNERIMSGFRADGDRYEGGSIVDPKSGRSYNAVMNLMEGNSDRLYLRGYLGIRALGRSQTWRRVPTSNCQ, encoded by the coding sequence ATGTCCCGACTCCTGATCCGCACGCTCGGCGCCGCGGCGCTCTTCGTCCTCGCCGCCCCCGCCTTCGCCCAGTCCGTCAACGGCTGCTGGGCCACCGTCGACGACGAGGACGGCACCGTCAAGTCCTACGTCAAGATCTACGACGAGGGCAGCACCAAGGTCGGCGACATCGTCCGGCTCACCGTCAACGGCGGACGCTGCGTCGACTGCGCTGATCGGTTCGACGGCCGCGTCCTCCGCAATGAGCGGATCATGAGCGGCTTCCGGGCCGACGGCGACAGGTACGAGGGCGGCAGCATCGTCGACCCCAAGAGCGGCCGGTCGTACAACGCCGTGATGAACTTGATGGAGGGCAACAGCGATCGGCTGTACCTCCGCGGGTATCTCGGCATCCGGGCGCTCGGGCGCTCGCAGACGTGGCGTCGCGTGCCGACCTCGAACTGCCAGTAG
- a CDS encoding HNH endonuclease, translating to MSTLGGHVLVLNQDYQALSVCSVERAVGLVFLQKAEMVAARSDRALRSTRASYPWPSVVRLKRYVRVPYRKVLLTRRNVLRRDGHRCVYCGAAERLTIDHVLPKSRGGPDSWENLVAACTPCNNRKGNRTPDEAGLAMRKRPFRPSHVMYMRDLIGTGEESWKPFLFAA from the coding sequence ATGAGCACGCTCGGCGGTCACGTCCTGGTCCTGAACCAGGACTACCAGGCCTTGTCGGTCTGCAGCGTCGAGCGGGCCGTGGGTCTCGTGTTCTTGCAGAAGGCCGAGATGGTCGCCGCGCGGTCCGACCGGGCGCTCCGGTCGACGCGGGCGTCGTACCCGTGGCCGAGCGTGGTCCGGCTCAAGCGCTACGTCCGCGTGCCGTACCGGAAGGTGCTGCTCACCCGGCGCAACGTGCTCCGGCGGGACGGTCACCGCTGCGTGTACTGCGGCGCGGCCGAGCGGCTCACGATCGACCACGTCCTCCCAAAGTCGCGCGGCGGGCCGGACTCGTGGGAAAACCTTGTCGCGGCCTGCACGCCCTGCAACAACCGCAAGGGCAACCGGACGCCAGACGAGGCCGGCCTCGCGATGCGGAAGCGCCCGTTCCGCCCGAGCCACGTGATGTACATGCGCGACCTCATCGGCACGGGGGAGGAGTCGTGGAAGCCGTTCCTGTTCGCGGCCTAG
- the dps gene encoding DNA starvation/stationary phase protection protein Dps, translating into MAATSKTAQIPYSTRLDIAEDDRHKLVTMLNETLAATSDLYSQTKQAHWNVKGKDFYQLHLLYDELAEKLEEPLDLVAERIVLLGGYAYGTVRMAAEASPIAPFPGTDQEGDQDTFNDPSFLTTLADRWAQYADHIREMDKKADDIGDPGTADLYDQIIHIAERGTWFIEGHLQRYHGGLKEEGQDPK; encoded by the coding sequence ATGGCTGCCACCAGCAAGACCGCCCAGATCCCGTACTCCACCCGCCTCGACATCGCCGAGGACGACCGGCACAAGCTGGTCACGATGCTCAACGAGACGCTCGCGGCGACCTCCGACCTGTACTCCCAGACGAAGCAGGCCCACTGGAACGTCAAGGGCAAGGACTTCTACCAGCTCCACCTCCTCTACGACGAGCTCGCCGAGAAGCTCGAGGAGCCGCTCGACCTCGTCGCCGAGCGGATCGTCCTCCTCGGCGGCTACGCGTACGGCACGGTCCGGATGGCCGCCGAGGCGAGCCCGATCGCCCCGTTCCCGGGCACCGACCAGGAGGGCGACCAGGACACGTTCAACGACCCGTCGTTCCTGACCACGCTCGCCGACCGCTGGGCCCAGTACGCCGACCACATCCGCGAGATGGACAAGAAGGCCGACGACATCGGTGACCCCGGCACGGCCGACCTCTACGACCAGATCATCCACATCGCCGAGCGAGGGACGTGGTTCATCGAGGGCCACCTCCAGCGGTATCACGGCGGGCTGAAGGAAGAGGGCCAGGACCCGAAGTAG
- a CDS encoding methyltransferase domain-containing protein, translating to MIVPRTPFAPHAVDGHYDELDAFYREVWGEHVHHGLFETGRESVEDATEALALWVLNAAGVGEGTRAVDVGCGYGGTAHLGAARGALVTGLTLSEAQAAVARQRPAPPGGTAPTVLVRNWLANDLPDGAFDAAWAVESTTHMPDRPRVFTEAARVLRPGGRFVLCVWMAGPSPREWEVRHLLEPICREGRLAGLGTAAENLGWLRDAGLEVEREEDWSRAVAPTWTRVARRVARGLLADARYRGYLRDASQRDRAFVWTILRLVLAYRTGAMRYGVFVARKPG from the coding sequence GTGATCGTCCCCCGAACCCCGTTCGCTCCTCACGCCGTCGACGGCCACTACGACGAGCTCGACGCGTTCTACCGCGAGGTGTGGGGCGAGCACGTCCACCACGGGTTGTTCGAGACGGGACGCGAGTCGGTCGAGGACGCCACCGAGGCGCTGGCGCTGTGGGTCCTCAACGCGGCCGGGGTGGGGGAGGGCACCCGCGCCGTCGATGTCGGCTGCGGGTACGGCGGGACGGCCCACCTTGGGGCGGCTCGCGGCGCCCTCGTGACCGGGCTCACGCTGTCCGAGGCCCAGGCTGCCGTCGCCCGCCAGCGGCCGGCACCGCCGGGTGGAACGGCGCCGACGGTCCTCGTCCGCAACTGGCTGGCGAACGACCTGCCCGACGGCGCCTTCGACGCGGCGTGGGCCGTCGAGAGCACGACGCACATGCCCGACCGGCCCCGCGTGTTCACCGAGGCGGCCCGGGTGCTGCGGCCCGGCGGCCGGTTCGTGCTGTGCGTGTGGATGGCCGGTCCGTCGCCGCGCGAGTGGGAGGTTCGCCACCTCCTCGAGCCGATCTGCCGCGAGGGCCGCCTCGCCGGCCTCGGCACGGCCGCCGAGAATCTCGGCTGGCTCCGCGACGCCGGCCTCGAGGTCGAGCGCGAGGAGGACTGGAGCCGCGCCGTCGCCCCGACGTGGACGCGCGTCGCCCGGCGCGTCGCCCGAGGTCTCCTCGCGGACGCCCGCTATCGAGGCTACCTCCGCGACGCGTCCCAGCGCGACCGCGCGTTCGTGTGGACGATTCTCCGTCTCGTGCTCGCCTACCGGACGGGCGCGATGCGCTACGGGGTGTTCGTCGCGCGAAAGCCGGGGTAG
- a CDS encoding peptidoglycan recognition protein family protein → MPAPSIDALSLRLPRGQYVDRPEPKDLVVMHHTAGGSAASSVSWWRQTDVRVATAYIIERDGTIYECFDPGLWAYHLGASIQSLEERSIGIELANWGGLKHDGATYRTWSGAEIPKTAVHDHGRSWRGFRYYEAYPKAQLDAAIALAAHLVERFGIAPDVAPAQLGSPDVTRFRKYRGVVAHHHVRADKSDISPAFPWDRLTDEIEALASDPDVPPPAPQVPKKSLGVGDGGDRVVLLQKRLAEMGYNVGPADGDFGPRTLAAVLAAQRDAGLLADGIVGPQTAATLGLSWPDLDDA, encoded by the coding sequence ATGCCTGCCCCCTCGATCGACGCCCTCTCGCTCCGCCTGCCCCGCGGCCAGTACGTCGACCGCCCCGAGCCCAAGGATCTCGTCGTGATGCACCACACGGCGGGCGGCTCGGCGGCCTCCAGCGTGAGCTGGTGGCGGCAAACCGACGTGCGCGTCGCGACCGCCTACATCATCGAGCGGGACGGGACCATCTACGAGTGCTTCGACCCCGGGCTCTGGGCCTACCATCTCGGCGCGAGCATCCAGTCGCTCGAAGAGCGGTCGATCGGGATCGAGCTCGCGAACTGGGGCGGGCTGAAGCACGACGGAGCGACATACCGCACGTGGTCCGGCGCCGAGATCCCGAAGACGGCGGTCCACGACCACGGCCGGAGCTGGCGCGGCTTCCGCTACTACGAGGCGTACCCGAAGGCCCAGCTCGACGCGGCGATCGCCCTCGCCGCTCACCTCGTCGAGCGGTTCGGGATCGCCCCCGACGTGGCGCCTGCCCAGCTCGGCTCGCCCGACGTCACGCGCTTCCGCAAGTACCGGGGGGTCGTCGCGCACCACCACGTCCGGGCCGACAAGTCGGACATCAGCCCGGCCTTTCCGTGGGACCGCCTGACGGACGAGATCGAGGCCCTCGCGTCCGATCCCGACGTCCCGCCCCCCGCGCCGCAGGTGCCCAAAAAGTCGCTCGGCGTCGGCGACGGCGGCGACCGCGTGGTCCTCCTCCAGAAGCGGCTCGCCGAGATGGGCTACAACGTCGGCCCGGCAGACGGCGACTTCGGCCCGCGGACGCTCGCGGCCGTCCTCGCTGCACAGCGCGACGCCGGTCTCCTGGCCGACGGCATCGTCGGGCCGCAGACGGCCGCGACGCTCGGCCTCTCGTGGCCCGACCTCGACGACGCCTGA
- a CDS encoding fumarylacetoacetate hydrolase family protein, whose translation MTLTLPDGREVRPGKVLCIGKNYVAHAIEMGGTGTDDPVAFLKPSTALIPDGGEIVIPRQSADVHHEVELVAVMGEGGKEIPEADALAHVAAYAVGLDMTARDLQSDAKKGGKPWSVAKGFDTFAPLGALVPASEVSDPQAIEVALEIDGEVRQKGSTGLMIYSVARIVSFLSSVFTLEPGDLIYTGTPEGVGPVHPGETLVATATGLPSLTVTVRAAD comes from the coding sequence ATGACATTGACTCTCCCCGACGGCCGCGAGGTGCGGCCCGGCAAGGTCCTCTGCATCGGCAAGAACTACGTCGCCCACGCCATCGAGATGGGCGGGACGGGGACCGACGACCCGGTCGCGTTCCTCAAGCCGTCGACGGCGCTGATCCCCGACGGCGGGGAGATCGTGATCCCGCGCCAGTCGGCCGACGTCCACCACGAGGTGGAGTTGGTGGCCGTGATGGGGGAGGGCGGCAAGGAGATCCCCGAGGCGGACGCCCTCGCCCACGTCGCGGCCTACGCCGTGGGCCTCGACATGACGGCGCGCGACCTGCAATCGGACGCGAAGAAGGGCGGCAAGCCGTGGAGCGTGGCCAAGGGCTTCGACACGTTCGCCCCGCTCGGCGCGCTCGTGCCGGCCTCGGAGGTCTCGGATCCGCAGGCCATCGAGGTCGCGCTCGAGATCGACGGGGAGGTCCGTCAGAAGGGGTCGACCGGGCTGATGATCTACTCGGTCGCCCGCATCGTGTCGTTCTTGTCGTCGGTGTTCACGCTGGAGCCGGGCGACCTCATCTACACGGGCACGCCCGAGGGCGTCGGGCCCGTCCACCCCGGGGAAACGCTGGTGGCGACCGCGACCGGCCTCCCGTCGCTGACGGTGACGGTCCGCGCCGCGGACTAG
- the serA gene encoding phosphoglycerate dehydrogenase has product MANTSLNKDKIKILLLEGIHENAVETFADAGYDHVESLKGTVEEADLPGLVRDVHFLGIRSRTQLTADVLAAAEKLVAVGAFCIGTNQIDLDAASRHGVAVFNAPFSNTRSVAELVLAEAILLLRGVPEKNAKAHRGEWAKSVGTSREIRGKTLGIVGYGNIGKQLSVLAEGLGMRVLFHDTADVLPLGNAHPVPGLDDLLAEADVVTLHVPDTEQTRGLIGEDQIARMKRDAVLINASRGTVVDLEALAAALDGGMLAGAAVDVYPTEPTSNDDPFATPLQGVDRALLTPHVGGSTVEAQQNIGAEVAGKLVRYSDNGSTMTSVNFPEVALPPHPDCHRILHVHRNVPGVMAAVNRVFSDLGANVDAQYLQTRGELGYVVTDVDQRASEDAQEALREVEGTIRTRVLF; this is encoded by the coding sequence ATGGCGAACACGTCACTCAACAAGGACAAGATCAAGATCCTCCTGCTGGAGGGCATCCACGAGAACGCCGTCGAGACGTTCGCCGACGCCGGCTACGACCACGTCGAGAGCCTGAAGGGGACCGTCGAGGAGGCCGACCTCCCCGGCCTCGTCCGCGACGTCCACTTTCTCGGCATCCGCTCGCGGACACAGTTGACGGCCGACGTGCTGGCAGCGGCCGAGAAGCTGGTCGCCGTCGGCGCCTTCTGCATCGGGACGAACCAGATCGACCTGGACGCGGCCAGTCGGCACGGCGTGGCCGTGTTCAACGCACCGTTCTCGAACACGCGGTCGGTCGCCGAGCTCGTGCTGGCGGAGGCGATCCTGTTGCTCCGGGGCGTGCCCGAGAAGAACGCGAAGGCCCACCGCGGCGAGTGGGCCAAGAGCGTCGGGACGAGCCGCGAGATCCGGGGCAAGACGCTCGGGATCGTCGGCTACGGCAACATCGGGAAGCAGCTGTCGGTCCTCGCCGAGGGCCTGGGGATGCGCGTCCTGTTCCACGACACAGCCGACGTGCTCCCGCTCGGCAACGCCCACCCCGTGCCCGGCCTCGACGACCTCCTCGCCGAGGCCGACGTGGTCACGCTCCACGTACCCGACACGGAGCAGACGCGCGGGCTCATCGGCGAGGACCAGATCGCGCGCATGAAGCGGGACGCCGTCCTCATCAACGCCTCGCGCGGGACCGTCGTCGACCTCGAGGCCCTCGCGGCGGCGCTCGACGGCGGGATGCTCGCTGGGGCGGCCGTCGACGTGTACCCGACCGAGCCGACGTCGAACGACGACCCGTTCGCGACGCCGCTCCAGGGCGTCGACCGCGCGCTCCTCACGCCGCACGTCGGCGGCTCGACGGTCGAGGCGCAGCAGAACATCGGGGCCGAGGTCGCCGGCAAGCTCGTCCGCTACAGCGACAACGGGAGCACGATGACGTCGGTCAACTTCCCCGAGGTCGCGCTCCCGCCGCACCCCGACTGCCACCGGATCCTGCATGTCCACCGCAACGTGCCGGGCGTGATGGCGGCCGTGAACCGTGTGTTCTCCGACCTCGGCGCCAACGTCGACGCGCAATACCTCCAGACCCGCGGCGAGCTCGGCTACGTCGTGACCGACGTGGACCAGCGGGCGTCGGAGGACGCGCAGGAGGCGCTCCGCGAGGTCGAGGGGACGATCCGCACACGCGTGCTGTTCTAG